GTACCGGTCGACGGCGTGGGCCCGCGCCTCCTTGCCCATCTGGCGGGCGCGCGGCGGGTCGGCGGCCAGGGACCGCGCGGCGTCGGCCAGCGCGGCGACGCGCGTGGACAGCACCCCGGTCTCCGGCGGCACCGCCTCGACCGCCTCGGTGGTGGCGAGCGCCACCACCGGCAGGCCGAGCATCATGGCCTCGATCAGTGCGAGGCCGAGCGAGGTCCACCGGTAGGGGTGGACGTAGACGCGGCGGCGGGCGAGCTCCTCGTGCATCCTCGCCTGCGGCAGGTTCTCGAACGTCCAGAGCGACTCGGGGGCGATGCCCAGGCGCTCGGGGACGCCGGTCACGTTCATGCCGAACAGGTCGAGGGGCACCGCCGCCGCGAGTTCGGGGAGCAGGTCGGTTCCGGCGACCCGGCCGCGGCGCAGCGGGTCGTTGACGACCACGCCGGCGCGGGGCATGTCGGCGGTGTAGCGGTAGCCGGGGTCGACGACGCCGTGCTCGATGACCGTGACGGGGGCCCGCCCGCAGTTCCAGAACAGCCGGTTGAAGTGGGTGACGTGCACGACGGGGATGTCGGAGCGGTCGTGCAGGAAGTGGCGGCTGTCGGGGACGACCTCCTCGGGGAGGCCGACGTCGGAGGGGGTCCGGCGGGGGGTGTCGTGCTCGACGTAGACGGCGGGCACGTCGCGTCCCGGCCGCCGCCCGAGCCACTCCTCGGCGAGCCGCAGCTCGTGGGGCCGCTGCAGGACGACGACGTCGACGTCCTCGTGGCGCAGCCGCTCGGGGGCGACCTCGACCGCGCGGTCGGGCCAGTGGAAGGTGTCGGGCCGCCCCCTCCCGTCCGCGCCGCGGCCGGGGGTGACGGGGACGAGCGTGGTCTGCGGCCCGTGGACGAACGACGTCGCCCACGAGCCGTGCACGTGCCACATCAGCACTCTCACCGGGCGGGCACCTCCTCCAGCGCGACGATCTCCACGGCCGCCGCGACCTTCCCGGCGTCGACGGACGACAGGCAGGGGTGGCCCTCGACCGGGCATTCGCGGGCGCGGCTGTCCTTGCACGGCGCCGTCTGGTCGCCGAGCAGCGCCGTCGGCACGCCGAACGGGGCCCAGCGGACCGCGGGCACGGTCGGCGCGAACAGCGACACGACCGGCGTCCCGACGGCCGCGGCCAGGTGCGCGGGGCCGGTGTTGCCGGCGACGACGGCGCACGCGCCCGCCAGCACCGACGCCAGCTCGGGCAGCGACGTCCGGCCGCCGAGGTCGAGGCCGTCCTCGCCGGCGACGGCCGCGGTCAGCTCCTTCTCGTCCCGGTGGCCGGTGACGACGACGCGCCGCCCGGCCGCGCGCAGCAGCCGGACCGCCTCGGCGCAGCGCTCCGGCGGCCAGGCCCGTGCGGGCACCGAGGCGCCCGGGTGCACCACGACGTAGCCGGGGCCGCCGGTCAGGTGGCCGGTGTCGGGCAGCGGCTCCCTGACCCGCAGCCGGGTGTCGGCCGGGGCCGGGAACCCGGCGTCCTCCGCCAGCGCGAGCATCCGCAGCGGCTCGGGCATGTCCTCGCCGGGACGGTGCCGCAGGTCCAGCAGCGAGCCGGGGTAGTCCTCGCTGATGCCGCCGATCCACGGCGTCCCGGCCAGCCGCAGCAGCAGCGCCAGCGGCAGCGGCGACTGGTGGAACGACGTCAGGATCAGCGCCCGGTCGAACCCGCCGAGCCTGCGGACGACGTCGTCGACGTCGTCCCGCTCGACGGGCACCCGGTCCGGGTCGATCCAGGGCGCGCACCACTCGATGACGCCGTCGACGCCGGGCAGCAGGCCGGCGGCGGCGCGGCCGCGCGGGCCGCACAGCAGCACGACCTCGTCGGCGCGCGCGGCGACCGCCCGCACGGCGGGGCCGGCGAGCAGCACGTCGCCGATGTTGTCCTGGCGGGCGACGAGGACCCTCATCGGCGCCGCCTCCCGCCGAGGAGCAGATCGACGGCAGCCCGCAGCGTCGGCGCCGTCTCCGGCGCCCGGGCGATCTCCGCGGGGCGGGTGCGGCCGGTCGGGACGAGGATGCCGCGCGCGCCGGCCGCCGCGGCGGCCTCGACGTCGCCGCCGACGTCCCCGATGACGGCGCAGTCGGACGGCAGCGCCCCCAGCCGCCGCGCCGCCCGCTCGATCAGGCCGGGGCCCGGCTTGCGGCAGTCGCAGCCGTCGCCGCCGTCGTGCGGGCAGAACTCCCACACGTCGACGCGCCCGAGGAGCTCCTCGACCCGCGCGTTGACCCGCCCGACGTCCCCGGCGGTGATGCGCCCCTTGGCCACGCCCGACTGGTTGGAGACCACCCCGATCCGCACGCCGTGGCGCCGCAGCCGGTCGAGCGCGCGGCGCGCCCCCGGCATCGGCTCCACCAGGCCGGGGTCCCCGTTGTAGGGGACGTCCCGGATGAGGGTGTCGTCGCGGTCGAACAGCACGACCCGGGGCACGCCCCAGGGCCGCGTCCCCCGGTGCGCCGCCAGGCCGCGCAGGCGGTGCCACATCGCCGCGGGCGGGATGACGGCGCTGGTCACGAGCATCGTGGTGATCTCGCCGGGCGTCCGCGGCCCCGGCCGGATCCGCTCCCAGGCGAACGCGGCGGTCAGCGCCCCCCAGACGCCGGCGGCCGCCAGGGCGGCGGCAGCGCCGCGGCGGCCGGGCAGCGCCGCGGGGGCCCCGGCGGCGGCGAGCCCGGCGGCGGTGGCGGCCAGGTGGCGGCGGAGCATGCCGCGCCCCTCGCCGGCGCGTTCGCGCCACGAGCGGCCGTGCAAACGCCACATGAGGACGTCGTCGGCGTTGCCCGCCTGCGCCCGCACCGACGCCCAGAACCCGGCGGGACGCACGGGGTGGGTCACCCTGCGCCCGCCCACCATGAGGGCGTGCCCGGCGTCCATGACGCGCAGCGCCAGGTCGGCGTCCTCCCGGTAGGCGCGGCGGAACCGCTCGTCGAAGCCGCCCGCCTCGGCGAGGACCGCGCGGCGGTAGGCCATGTCGGCGGTGATCCACTCCGCGCGCGCGAGCGCCGCCGTGCCGCGCTCCCAGTCCGTGGGCGCCCGGCCGTCGGGCGGCGGGACGATGATGCGGCCCTGGGAGCCGCCGACGCCCGGCGGCAGGTCCGCGAGGTCCGCGGCGAGCCTCTCCGGCCAGTCCGGCGCGGGGACGACGTCGTCGTCCAGGAAGGCGACCCAGTCGGTCGCGGCCGCGCGCCAGCCCGCGTTCCGCGCGGCGGCGGGACCCCGGCCCCCCGAGCGGAGCACCCGGACCGGCGGCCCGGCCGCGGGCGTCTCCGCGGGCAGCGGGAGCGGCGCGCCCGGCGCGGGCCGGTCGTCCACGACGATGATCTCGCGGATGCCGGAGGTCGCGGGCGCCCCCTCTCCCGGCGTCCCGGCCAGGCCGGCGAGCAGCGCCTCCAGTGCGTCGCGCAGGCTCTCCCGGCCGATCGTCGGGATGACGACGGTCTGGCCCGGCCCGGTCCGGCCGGGCCCGGTGCGGCTCACGGCGGGGCTGGTCATCGGGCGTGCACCTCCCGGCGGCGGACGACGTACGGCCCGATGGCCAGCAGGTCCACCGGGGCCGAGCCGAAGCACTCCAGCGCGTCCCGCGGGTCGTCGGCCATCGGCCGCCCCGCGGTGTTCAGGCTGGTGTTGACGAGGACGGGCAGGCCGGTCCGGCGGCGGAACTCCTCCAGGAGCCGCGCGACGAGCGGCTCGTCCGCGGCGTCGACCGTCTGGATCCGGGCGGTGCCGTCCACGTGGACGACCGCGGGGATCCGCTCGCGCCACCCGGGCCGCACCCGGTGGACGAACAGCATGTACGGGCTCGGCAGCGGGCCGTCGAACACCTCCGCCGCGCGGTCCGCCGCGACCATCGGCGCGATCGGGCGGAACTGCTCACGGCCCTTGACGTCGTTGAGCCGCTCCACGTTGCCCGCGTGGCCGGGGTGGGCGAGCAGCGACCGGTGCCCGAGCGCGCGCGGCCCGAACTCCGACCGCCCCTGGAACCACGCGACGATCTCGTTGTGCTCCAGTGCGGCGGCGACCGCGGCGGGAAGGTCGTCCGGCCGCTCGTACGGGATCTTCGCGGTGTCCAGGCACGCGGCGATCTCGTGGTCGTCCCACCGGCGGCCGAGGGCGGCGCCCGGCATGGCCGCGAGGGGGTCGCCGCCCGCCCGCGCCACGTGCAGCGCCGCGCCGAGCGCGGTGCCGGCGTCGCCCGCCGCGGGCTGGACCCAGATGTCGTCGTACGGGCCGGCCTCGGCGAGCCGGGAGTTCGCGACGCAGTTGAGCGCGACGCCTCCGGCCAGCATCAGGCGGCGGGACCCGGTGCGCCCGTGCAGCCAGGACGCCAGGTCGAGCAGGACCTCCTCCAGCCGCGTTTGGACGCTCGCGGCCAGGTCGGCGTGGTCGCGGGTCCACTCGCCGCCGGGGGGCCGGGCCTTCGCCAGCGCGCCCCAGTCGATCCCGGCGGCGGCGAAGCCGCCGTCCCCGGTGGCGCGGACGTGTTCGCGCAGCTCGTCCAGGAAGCGCGGCTCGCCGTAGGACGCCAGGGCCATGACCTTGTACTCGTCGCTGGAGCGCAGGAAGCCGAGGTGCTCGGTGAGGTCCTCGTACATGAGCCCGAGCGAGTGCGGGAGGCGCTGGGCGCCCAGCGCGGTCAGCGTCCCGCCCGCGTAGACGCCGGCGAGGTGCGAGTGCGCCTCGCCGCGTCCGTCCAGCACCAGGACGTCGCCGTCGCCGGGTCCCGGCGCGGCGAGCGCGGCGGACGCGGCGTGGGCCGCGTGGTGCGGCACGTACCGCACGATCCCCGGGTCGAGCCCGGGCAGCGCGGTCGCCAGGAAGTTCGGGGCGCGCCGCGCGTACAGCGTGCGCAGCCGCTCCCACTGCTCGTCGTGCCCGTCCAGGTCCGGCTCGACGAGGCCGGGGTCGTAGGAGTAGGCGACGGCGTCGAGGTCGCCGGGCTCCAGCCCGGCCTCGGCGAGGCACCAGCGGGCGGCCTTCTCCGGCGGTTCCCACGCGGCGAAGGGCACCGGCCGCTTGCCGTGCTTGCGGCGGCTGAAGCGCTCCTCCTCGGCCGCCGCGACGACGGCGCCGTCCACGACCAGCGCGGCGGCCGGGTCGTGGAAGATTGCGTTGATTCCGAGCACGCGCATATGAGCCCCGTTTCGGCGCAGGCGTTTCGGTGATCCGCCGGTGGCGTCGTCGTGGTCACCGGCTTTTGGCGGTTACGGGCTCTGGGCGGTATCGCCGGGAGCGAATCCCCTATAGGTGATTCGGGGCATTGCCCGTAACCACGGCTCTAAACGCTTGAACCGGAAAAGTCGTTGGAAGGCGAAGTGCCAGGTAGGGGGCTGATTGCACACATAAAGCCGATGGCTGGGGGTATTGGGCGTTTCATGCGCTTCACGGTCGTCGTCATCACCCGGGACCGGCGCAGTTCACTTCTCGCGGTCCTGGCGCGCACGCGCGACATTCCGGAGCGGCCGCCGGTGATCGTCGTGGACAACGCCTCGCGGGACGGCACTCCCGAGGCGGTCGCGGAGCTGTTTCCGGAAATCGAGCTGATCAGATCGGCGCGGAACCTCGGCGCCGTCGCCCGCAACCTCGCGGCCGACCACGTCCGCACCCCGTACGCCGCGTTCTGGGACGACGACACCTGGTGGGAGCCGGACGCGCCGTCCCGCGCCGCCGGCCTCCTGGACGCGCATCCGCGGCTCGCGGTCGTCACCGGCCGGATCCTGGTGGACCCGGGCGGCCGCGAGGACCCGATCGTGCCGGAGCTGCGGCACTCGCCCGTCTCCGGGCCGCCGTGGATGCCCGGCCCCGCGCTCGGGTCCTTCCTGGCCGGGGCGTCGATGGTCAGGGCCGCGGCGTTCCGCGAGGCGGGCGGCTTCTGCCCGCGGCTGTGGCTGGGCGGCGAGGAGGAACTGCTCAGCGCCGACCTGATGACACTCGGCTGGCAGCTGTGCTTCGCCGAGGACGTCGTCGTCCACCACGAGCCGTCGCGGCTGCGCGAGCCGCACCTGCGGCGCCGCCACGGCATCCGCAACACCCTGTGGTTCACCTGGCTGCGCCGCCCGCTGCCCGCCGCCGTGCGGCGCACCGCCGGGCTGCTGCGCGACCTGCCGCGCGACCGCGTCACCGCCGCCGCGCTCGCCGAGGCCGCCGCCGGGCTGGGCTGGGTGGCGCGCGAGCGCCGGACGCTGCCGCCGGACGTCGAGCACCGGCTGCGGAGCCTGGAGGCGTCCCAGCGCGCGTCCAGGGCCCGCCGCTACGTCAGTTAGGGCGATATCTCAGCCAGGGAGGGCGCCGCCGATGCCGGACGTCACCGTTCTCGTCGCCACCCGCGACCGCGCCCCCGAGCTGCGCCGCAGCCTCGCCCGGCACGCCGCCTCCCACACCGCCCCGGTGATCGTGGCCGACAACGCCTCCGCCGACGGCACCGCGGACGTCGCCGGGGAGGCCGGCGCCACCGTGCTGCGGCTGCCCCGCAACCTGGGCGCCGCGGCGCGCACCGTCGCCGCCCGGCACGCCTCGACCCGCTACGTCGCGTTCGCCGACGACGACTCCTGGTGGGCGCCCGGCGCGCTGGACCGCGCCGCGGAGATCCTCGACGCCCACCCGCGGACGGCGCTGCTCGCCGCGCGCGTGCTGGTCGGCGAGGACGAGCGGCCCGAGCCGGTGTCGGAGGAGATGGCCCGCGCTCCGCTCGGCCGGCCGGACGGGCTGCCGGGCCCGGCCGTCCTCGGGTTCCTCGCCTGCTCGGCCGTGGTGCGGCGGGAGGCCTTCCTCGACGCCGGCGGCTTCTCGGCGGTGCTGCACTTCGGCGGCGAGGAGGAGCTGCTCGCCCTCGACCTGGCCGCCGCCGGATGGGGCCTCGCCTACGTGCCGGAGATCGTCGTCCACCACCATCCCTCGGCTGCGGGCCGCGATCCCGCCTGGCGCCGCCGCAGGGAGGCGCGCAACCGGCTGCTGACCGCGTGGCTGCGCCGCCCGCTCCCGGCGGTCGCCCGCGCCGCCGCGTCCGCGCTCGGCACCCGCGACGGCCGCGCGGGCCTCGCGGACGCCGCCCGCGCGCTGCCCGCGCTGGCCCGCGCGCGGCGGCCCGTCCCGCCCGCGGTGGAGGCGGCGCGGGCCCGCCTGACGGACTACTGACCCGCCGCCCGCCGATCCGCCGCCCGCCGAACGCCGTGCCGCGCGTCCGGTCGCCGCGGACGCGGGACGCGGGCGGGAGGCCGGCGCTCACAGGCGGGAGCGCCTGGCGATCACGATCAGGTCGATCGCGGCGATGACGGCGACCACCGTGCAGATGGCCGCCGCGGCCCGGGCGCCGTCGCCCTCCGCGACCACCGCGAACACGATCGCCGCCGCCACCGCCGCGACCAGCGCCACCGCGGACAGGATCGCCCGCAGCTGCAGGGGGCTGCGGGCGGTCAGCGGCTCGCGCCCGCTGGGCTGCCCGTGCCGGAAGCGTCCCCGCGACCCGGGGCCGCGCCACTCCGGGTCGCGCCACTCGGGCGCGGTCCCGTCGTCGCGCGGCTCCCGGTCGCGGGACCCGCCCCGGCCCTCGGGATCGTTCCGGTCGGGATCATGCCGGTCGGGTGAGGACACGGGTCACCTCACGGAAGTGAGCGCGGGGGCCGGCGGCGTCAACTCGTCCATGTGGTGCTGGTGCCCCGTAACGCCCGGTCGATGCACCGGCGCCCCGGCCGGCGCGCGTCCCGCGCCGGAGCGGCGCGGTCAGCCCGCGCTGGACGCCGCCCAGATGTTGATGCCCGCGTCGACCGCGTACCGGTCGATCTCGGCCAGCTCGTCCTCGGTGAAGTCGAGCCGGTCCAGGGCCGCGAGGTTCTCCTCCAGCTGCGCCACGCTGCTCGCGCCGATCAGCGCGGAGGTGACCCGGCCGTCGCGCAGCGCCCACGCCAGCGCGAGCTGCGCGAGCGACTGCCCGCGCCCCCGGGCGATCTCGTTCAGGCTGCGGATGCGCTCGACGTTCTCCTCGGTGAGCAGGTTCGCCGAGAACGACGTGCCCTTGCTCGCCCGCGACCCCTCGGGCACGCCGCCGAGGTACTTGTCGGTCAGCATGCCCTGAGCCAGCGGCGAGAACGCGATGCAGCCCACGCCCTCCCGCTCGAGGGTGTCGAGGAGCCCGCCCTCGATCCACCGGTTGAACATCGAGTAGGACGGCTGGTGGATGAGCAGCGGCGTGCCCATCTCCCGCAGGATCGCCGCCGCCTCCGCGGTCCGCTCCGCGGAGTACGACGAGATGCCCGCGTACAGCGCCTTCCCGGACCGGACGGCGCTGTCCAGCGCCCCCATCGTCTCCTCCAGCGGCGTGTCCGGGTCGAACCGGTGGCTGTAGAAGATGTCGACGTACTCCAGGCCCATCCGCTTCAGCGACTGGTCCAGGCTGGCCAGCAGGTACTTCCGCGATCCCCAGTCCCCGTAGGGTCCTGGCCACATGTCGTAGCCCGCCTTCGTGGAGATGATCATCTCGTCGCGGTACGGCCGGAAGTCCTCGCGCATGATCCGGCCGAAGTTGATCTCGGCGGAGCCGTACGGCGGCCCGTAGTTGTTCGCCAGGTCGAAGTGCGTGACGCCCATGTCGAACGCGCGCCGGAGGATCGCCCGCTGCACGTCCAGGGGACGGTCGTCGCCGAAGTTGTGCCACAGCCCGAGCGAGATCGCCGGCAGCAGCAGCCCGCTGCGCCCGCACCGCCGGTAGGGGATCCGCTCGTAGCGGTCGGTGTCAGCCACGTAAGTCATGGTCAGGAGTATCCCAGCGCCGGGGCTCCCGCGCGGACGGCCCGGCCGGGGGCGCGGACCCCGTCACGGCAGGGCGCGCTTGAGGACCTTCCCGGCCGGGTTGCGGGGCAGCCGGTCTAGGAAGACCACGTCGCGGGGGACCTTGTGCCGGGCGAGGTTCGCCGCGACGAGGCTCTTCACCTCGTCCGCGGTGAGGCCCCCTCCGGCGGAGCCGTTCCCGCCGAGGACGACGTAGGCCCGCAGCCGCTGCCCGAACTCCTCGTCCGGAACGCCGACGACGGCGGCCTCCTCGACGGCGGGATGGGCGGCGAGGAGGTCCTCGACCTCGCCGGGGTGGACGTTCTCCCCGCCGGACACGATCATGTCGTCGGCGCGGCCGTCGACGTGCAGCCGGCCGCCCTCGTCGAGGTGGCCGAGGTCGCCGACCGCCATCAGCCCGCCGACCTCCTCCTTGCCGCCCCCGCCGGTGTAGCCGCCGAACCGGGCCGGGGTGTCGACGAAGATGCGGCCGGTCGCGCCGGGCGGCACGGGCCGGTCGTCGTCGCCGAGGATCGCGACCGTGGTCCCGGCGGGCGGGCGGCCGACGCAGCCCGGCGCCGCCGCGAGGTCCTCGGGGGTGGCGATCGTGATGCAGGACGCCTCGGTCGAGCCGTAGAAGTTGTACAGCACCGGCCCGAACGCCGCCCGGACCCGCCCGGCGAGGCTCGGGTCCAGCCGCGCGCCGCCCGTCATGACGACCCTGAGCCGGGACAGGTCCCGCTCCTCAACGCCGGGGACCGCCAGGAGGCGGCTCAGCATCACCGGGACCGCGACGAACGACGTGCAGCGGTGCCGCTCCAGGTCGTCCAGGACGAGGGCGGCGTCGAAGCGGCGGCGCAGGACGAGCGTGGACCCGAGCCCCAGCGCGAGGATCGCGGAGGTGAGCCCGAGGCCGTGGAACAGCGGCGGCCCGACGAACATGGGCTCCCCGGCGCGGAACGGCACCTTCGACAGGATGCCGCCGGGCAGCGCCAGCGAGCGGGGCTGCCGCCGCGGCGCGCCCTTCGGCCGCCCGGAGGTGCCGCTGGTGAGGATCACCATCGAGCCGTGCCGGGCGGGGGCGGGCGGCGGCGCGTCGTCCGCGCCGGCGATGAGGACCTCCAGGTCGGCGTCGCTGAACCGGGGCACGTCGAGGCCGTCCACGACGCCCGCGAACTCCTCGTCGTGCACGACGGCGGTCACGCCCTCGCGGGCGGCGGCGTCGCGGAGCTGGGGCGCGGCGAAGTCGGTGTTGAGGAACAGGACGGACGCGCCCGTCTTCGCCGCCCCCGACATCGCCTCCAGGAGCCCGCGGTGGTTGCGGCACAGGATCCCGACGGTGTCGCCGGGGCCGATCCCGCGCGAGAGCAGCGCGTTGGCGAGGGCGTTGCAGCGCCGGTCCAGCTCGCCGAACGTGAGGGTCCCGCGCTCGTCGGCCAGGCCGGGGCGGCCGGGGAAGCGGTGCGCGGGCAGTGCCGTGGCGGCGCCGAGCGGCCCGTAGCGCCGCATCGCCCGCGCCGCGGCGGCGAGGGCCCTCGGGGGCATCGGGCCGATCATCCCGGCGCGGGCGGCGGCCCGCAGCCCGTTGAGCTCGGCGGAGATCCGGGTGCGCATGACCATGACCGGCAGCGTACGGCCTCGGAGAACAAATCTACAAGATCTGTCCCTCTGCTGCGCATTGGCCGGTGGTGCCCGGCCGCTTTCCGGGACGGGCCGGGAGCGAGTACACAAAACCACCGCGCTCCGGCTGTCATGTCTGCGAGGCGTGAACGAGGCTCGGGGGTGGCAGGAAGACCAGAGAAACGGACAAGGAGGTCCCTGTGGTCGTGCTGCGCAGTTATGTGTCGGGCTCATGGCGTGCTCCGGAGGATGAGGGGGCGCCGCTGCGCGACGCCGTCACGGGGGAGGAGGTCGCCCGGATCTCCTCCGCCGGCATCGACATGGGCGGCGCGCTGGAGTACGGGCGGAGGACCGGCGGCCCGGTGCTGAGGGAGCTGACCTTCCACCAGCGCGCGTCCCTGCTGAAGGCCCTCGCCTCCCATCTGCGGGAGCACCGCGAGGAGCTGTACGCGCTGTCGGCGCGGACGGGCGCGACCCTGGCCGACTCCAAGTTCGACGTCGACGGCGGCATCGGCGTCCTGTTCGCCTACGCGAGCAAGGGCAAGCGGGAGCTGCCGAACGACACGGTGCTGGTCGAGGGGGACGTCGAGCCCCTCGGCAGGGGCGGCACGTTCGTCGGGCAGCACCTGTGCACTCCGTCGCACGGCGTCGCGGTGCAGATCAACGCGTTCAACTTCCCCGTGTGGGGGCCGCTGGAGAAGCTCGCGCCCGCGTTCCTCGCCGGGGTGCCGAGCCTCATCAAGCCCGCGAGCCAGACCGCCTACCTCACGGCGCGGCTCGTCGAGCTGATCGTCGAGTCCGGCATCCTGCCGGAGGGGACCGTCCAGATGATCTGCGGCGACCCCGGCGACCTCCTCGACCACCTCACCGAGCAGGACATCGTCGGGTTCACCGGCTCGGCGTCCACCGCCCGCCTGCTGCGCACCCACCCCGCGATCGTCGGCAACGCGGTGCGGTTCAACGCCGAGGCCGACTCGCTGAACTGCTCGATCCTCGGCCCCGACGCCGCACCCGGCACGCCCGAGTTCGACCTGTACGTCAAGCAGCTCGTCCAGGAGATGACGGTCAAGGCGGGGCAGAAGTGCACCGCGATCCGCCGCGCGCTCGTCCCCGCCGCGCTCATCGGGGACGTCGCCGAGGCCGTCCGCGAGCGGCTGGCGAAGGTCACGGTCGGGAACCCGGCCGACCCGGAGGTGCGGATGGGCGCGCTCGCCGGCCTCGACCAGCGCGAGGAGGTCCGGCGCTCGCTCAAGGCCCTGCTGGACGCGGGCGGCCTCGTCTTCGGCGACCCCGAGCGCGTGGAGGTGCGCGGCGCCGACCCCGAGCGCGGCGCGTTCATGTCGCCGATCCTGCTGCGCGCCGACGACGCCTCCCGCGCCGAGCCCCACGAGGTCGAGGCGTTCGGCCCGGTCAGCACGCTGCTGCCCTACGAGGGCGCCGACCAGGCCGTCGAGCTGGCGGTGCGCGGCCGCGGCAGCCTCGCCGGGTCGGTGGTGACCGCCGACGCCGAGTTCGCCCGGCACGTCGTGCTCGGCACCGCGCCGTGGCACGGGCGGCTGCTGGTGCTGAACTCCGAGAACGCCGAGGAGTCGACGGGGCACGGCTCGCCGCTGCCCGCGCTCGTCCACGGCGGGCCAGGCCGCGCCGGGGGCGGCGAGGAGATGGGCGGGATCCGGGGCGTGGTGCACCACATGCGGCGCACCGCCGTGCAGGCCGGGCCCGCCATGCTCACCGCGATCAGCGGCCGGTGGGTCCCCGGCACCGACCGGAGGGTCACCGGCGAGCACCCGTTCCGCAAGCACCTGGAGGACCTGCGCGTCGGCGACACCGCCGTCGGCGGCCCCCGGACGGTCACCCTCGAGGACGTGGAGCACTTCGCGGAGTTCACCGGCGACGTCTTCTACGCCCACATGGACGAGGAGGCCGCCAGGGCCAACCCGTTCTTCGGCGGCCGCGTCGCCCACGGCTACCTCGTGGTGTCGTTCGCGGCGGGCCTGTTCGTCGACCCCGCCCCCGGGCCGGTCCTGGCGAACTACGGCCTGGAGAACCTGCGGTTCCTCACCCCCGTCAAGCCCGGCGACGAGCTGACCGTCACGCTCACCGCCAAGCAGATCACCCCCCGCGAGGGCGCCGACTACGGCGAGGTCCGCTGGGACACCGACGTCACCAACCAGGAAGGGGCCTCGGTCGCCAAGTACGACGTGCTGACGCTGGTCGCCAAGCGGCCCAAGCAGGACTGACGGGTCAGCCGACCCACACCGTCTTGGCGTTGCAGAAGGCGCGCGCGCCCTCCTCGGACAGCTCGCGCCCGTAGCCGGAGCGCTTCGTCCCGCCGAACGGCAGCTGCGGGTAGGACGTCGTCTTGCCGTTGACGAAGACCTGCCCGGCGTCCAGCTCGCGGACGAAGCGCTCCCGCTCGGCGTCGTCGCGGGTCCAGGCGTTCGCGCCGAGCCCGAAGCCCGTCGCGTTGGCCAGCCCGATCGCCTCCTCGATCCCGCCGACCCGGAAGAGCGACGCGACCGGCCCGAAGACCTCCTCGTGGTACATGCGCATCTCGGGCGTCACGCCGGACAGCACCGTCGGCGGGTAGTACCAGCCGGGCCCGCCGGGGCGTTCGCCTCCGCACAGCACCTGCGCGCCCTTGTCCACCGCGTCGGCGACCAGCTCCTCGACGTCGGCGCG
The sequence above is drawn from the Actinomadura hallensis genome and encodes:
- the paaZ gene encoding phenylacetic acid degradation bifunctional protein PaaZ, which translates into the protein MLRSYVSGSWRAPEDEGAPLRDAVTGEEVARISSAGIDMGGALEYGRRTGGPVLRELTFHQRASLLKALASHLREHREELYALSARTGATLADSKFDVDGGIGVLFAYASKGKRELPNDTVLVEGDVEPLGRGGTFVGQHLCTPSHGVAVQINAFNFPVWGPLEKLAPAFLAGVPSLIKPASQTAYLTARLVELIVESGILPEGTVQMICGDPGDLLDHLTEQDIVGFTGSASTARLLRTHPAIVGNAVRFNAEADSLNCSILGPDAAPGTPEFDLYVKQLVQEMTVKAGQKCTAIRRALVPAALIGDVAEAVRERLAKVTVGNPADPEVRMGALAGLDQREEVRRSLKALLDAGGLVFGDPERVEVRGADPERGAFMSPILLRADDASRAEPHEVEAFGPVSTLLPYEGADQAVELAVRGRGSLAGSVVTADAEFARHVVLGTAPWHGRLLVLNSENAEESTGHGSPLPALVHGGPGRAGGGEEMGGIRGVVHHMRRTAVQAGPAMLTAISGRWVPGTDRRVTGEHPFRKHLEDLRVGDTAVGGPRTVTLEDVEHFAEFTGDVFYAHMDEEAARANPFFGGRVAHGYLVVSFAAGLFVDPAPGPVLANYGLENLRFLTPVKPGDELTVTLTAKQITPREGADYGEVRWDTDVTNQEGASVAKYDVLTLVAKRPKQD
- the mgrA gene encoding L-glyceraldehyde 3-phosphate reductase — encoded protein: MTYVADTDRYERIPYRRCGRSGLLLPAISLGLWHNFGDDRPLDVQRAILRRAFDMGVTHFDLANNYGPPYGSAEINFGRIMREDFRPYRDEMIISTKAGYDMWPGPYGDWGSRKYLLASLDQSLKRMGLEYVDIFYSHRFDPDTPLEETMGALDSAVRSGKALYAGISSYSAERTAEAAAILREMGTPLLIHQPSYSMFNRWIEGGLLDTLEREGVGCIAFSPLAQGMLTDKYLGGVPEGSRASKGTSFSANLLTEENVERIRSLNEIARGRGQSLAQLALAWALRDGRVTSALIGASSVAQLEENLAALDRLDFTEDELAEIDRYAVDAGINIWAASSAG
- a CDS encoding AMP-binding protein, which gives rise to MVMRTRISAELNGLRAAARAGMIGPMPPRALAAAARAMRRYGPLGAATALPAHRFPGRPGLADERGTLTFGELDRRCNALANALLSRGIGPGDTVGILCRNHRGLLEAMSGAAKTGASVLFLNTDFAAPQLRDAAAREGVTAVVHDEEFAGVVDGLDVPRFSDADLEVLIAGADDAPPPAPARHGSMVILTSGTSGRPKGAPRRQPRSLALPGGILSKVPFRAGEPMFVGPPLFHGLGLTSAILALGLGSTLVLRRRFDAALVLDDLERHRCTSFVAVPVMLSRLLAVPGVEERDLSRLRVVMTGGARLDPSLAGRVRAAFGPVLYNFYGSTEASCITIATPEDLAAAPGCVGRPPAGTTVAILGDDDRPVPPGATGRIFVDTPARFGGYTGGGGKEEVGGLMAVGDLGHLDEGGRLHVDGRADDMIVSGGENVHPGEVEDLLAAHPAVEEAAVVGVPDEEFGQRLRAYVVLGGNGSAGGGLTADEVKSLVAANLARHKVPRDVVFLDRLPRNPAGKVLKRALP